A genomic segment from Actinoplanes sichuanensis encodes:
- the katG gene encoding catalase/peroxidase HPI: MADELAAAQGKCPVAHGGSGSHGGRANRDWWPNQLDLGVLHANSPAGNPNGGDFDYAAAFNSLDLAAVKADINALMTDSQDWWPADFGHYGPLMIRMAWHSAGTYRTFDGRGGGGSGQQRFAPLNSWPDNGNLDKARLLLWPVKKKYGKNISWADLMILAGNVALESMGFETFGFGGGRPDVWEPEEVNWGTEDTWLDDRRYSGDRELAKPLGAVQMGLIYVNPEGPNGNPDPLASARDIRDTFGRMGMNDEETVALIAGGHTFGKTHGAGPAENVGPEPEAAPIEAQGQGWKSSFGTGVGADAITSGLEVTWTYHPTRWDNEFFHILFAYDWELTTSPAGAHQWRPKNGAGSDLVPHAFDASKRQEPRMLTSDLALRFDPIYGPISKRFHDDPEEFGKAFAKAWFKLTHRDMGPITRYLGPEVPSEPLIWQDPLPAVDHELVGPADVAALKATVLASGLSVAELVATAWASASTFRGTDKRGGANGARIRFAPQNQWEANDPAQLARVLGVLEGVKAEFDAAGGAKISLADLIVLAGSAAVEKAAKDAGFDVEVPFTPGRTDATEEQTDAESFAVLEPTHDGFRNYLAKGHDRPTEALLVDRAQLLTLTAPELTVLVGGLRVLGANTAGSPHGVFTETPGVLTNDFFVNLLDFGTTWTATDSDGETFEGRDRRTGAVKWTATRADLIFGSNSVLRAQAEVYGSDDAKEKLVTDFVKAWVKVANLDRFDLA; this comes from the coding sequence GTGGCAGACGAACTCGCCGCAGCTCAAGGAAAGTGCCCCGTCGCGCACGGTGGTTCCGGCTCGCACGGCGGCCGGGCCAACCGGGACTGGTGGCCGAACCAGCTCGACCTCGGCGTTCTCCACGCCAACTCTCCGGCGGGCAACCCGAACGGCGGTGACTTCGACTACGCCGCGGCCTTCAACAGCCTCGACCTGGCCGCGGTCAAGGCGGACATCAACGCGCTGATGACCGACTCGCAGGACTGGTGGCCGGCCGACTTCGGTCACTACGGCCCGCTGATGATCCGGATGGCGTGGCACAGCGCCGGCACCTACCGGACCTTCGACGGCCGCGGCGGTGGCGGCTCCGGCCAGCAGCGCTTCGCGCCGCTGAACAGCTGGCCGGACAACGGCAACCTGGACAAGGCCCGGCTGCTGCTCTGGCCGGTGAAGAAGAAGTACGGCAAGAACATCTCCTGGGCCGACCTGATGATCCTGGCCGGCAACGTGGCCCTGGAGAGCATGGGCTTCGAGACCTTCGGCTTCGGCGGCGGCCGCCCCGACGTCTGGGAGCCCGAGGAGGTCAACTGGGGTACCGAGGACACCTGGCTGGACGACCGGCGCTACAGCGGCGACCGTGAGCTGGCCAAGCCGCTCGGCGCCGTACAGATGGGCCTCATCTACGTCAACCCGGAGGGCCCGAACGGCAACCCGGACCCGCTGGCCTCGGCCCGGGACATCCGGGACACGTTCGGCCGGATGGGCATGAACGACGAGGAGACCGTGGCACTGATCGCCGGCGGTCACACCTTCGGTAAGACCCACGGTGCCGGCCCGGCCGAGAACGTCGGTCCCGAGCCCGAGGCCGCCCCGATCGAGGCGCAGGGTCAGGGCTGGAAGAGCAGCTTCGGCACCGGTGTCGGCGCCGACGCGATCACCAGCGGTCTGGAGGTCACCTGGACCTACCACCCGACCCGCTGGGACAACGAGTTCTTCCACATCCTGTTCGCGTACGACTGGGAACTCACCACGTCGCCGGCCGGCGCGCACCAGTGGCGTCCGAAGAACGGCGCCGGCTCGGACCTGGTGCCGCACGCCTTCGACGCGTCGAAGCGGCAGGAGCCGCGGATGCTGACCTCGGACCTGGCGCTGCGTTTCGACCCGATCTACGGGCCGATCTCGAAGCGGTTCCACGACGACCCGGAGGAGTTCGGCAAGGCCTTCGCCAAGGCGTGGTTCAAGCTGACCCACCGTGACATGGGTCCGATCACCCGTTACCTCGGTCCGGAGGTCCCGTCCGAGCCGCTGATCTGGCAGGACCCGCTGCCCGCGGTCGACCACGAGCTGGTCGGCCCGGCGGACGTCGCCGCGCTGAAGGCCACCGTGCTGGCCTCCGGCCTGTCGGTCGCCGAGCTGGTCGCCACCGCGTGGGCCTCGGCTTCGACGTTCCGCGGCACCGACAAGCGCGGTGGCGCGAACGGCGCCCGCATCCGGTTCGCCCCGCAGAACCAGTGGGAGGCCAACGACCCGGCTCAGCTCGCCAGGGTGCTCGGTGTGCTGGAGGGTGTGAAGGCCGAGTTCGACGCGGCCGGTGGCGCGAAGATCTCCCTCGCCGACCTGATCGTGCTGGCCGGTTCGGCCGCCGTGGAGAAGGCCGCGAAGGACGCCGGGTTCGACGTCGAGGTGCCGTTCACCCCGGGTCGTACCGACGCCACCGAGGAGCAGACCGACGCCGAGTCGTTCGCGGTGCTGGAGCCCACCCACGACGGCTTCCGCAACTACCTCGCCAAGGGCCACGACCGCCCCACCGAGGCGCTGCTGGTCGACCGCGCGCAGCTGCTCACCCTGACCGCGCCGGAGCTGACCGTCCTGGTCGGCGGCCTGCGGGTGCTGGGCGCCAACACCGCCGGTTCGCCGCACGGCGTCTTCACCGAGACCCCGGGCGTGCTGACCAACGACTTCTTCGTCAACCTGCTCGACTTCGGCACCACCTGGACGGCCACCGACTCCGACGGCGAGACCTTCGAGGGCCGCGACCGCCGGACCGGTGCGGTCAAGTGGACCGCCACCCGGGCCGACCTGATCTTCGGATCGAACTCGGTGCTGCGTGCCCAGGCCGAGGTCTACGGCAGCGACGACGCCAAGGAGAAGCTGGTCACCGACTTCGTCAAGGCGTGGGTCAAGGTCGCGAACCTGGACCGTTTCGACCTGGCCTGA
- the alr gene encoding alanine racemase yields MTRALIDLDAIAHNTRLLAGAATGSGVMAVVKADGFGHGAVPVARAALASGASWLGVTSLREAMELRSAGITAPILMWLYAPFETLDEAVLADVDVSVSSTTGLETLARAAERTGRVAVVHLKADTGLSRGGATEAEWPDVLATAAKLRDAGLIEIRAVWSHLAHAEDPADPGLRRQLEAFGQARAAAREAGIEAPLTHLANSAAVLQLPEAHFDLVRPGIALYGAEPIPGRVFGLRPAMTLESTVILTKRVGPGTGVSYGPEFVTDRETTLALVPAGYADGVPRITGNRASVAIGGVRCPIVGRVAMDQVVVDVGEHPVVPGDRVVIFGTGEGGEPTVDEWADWAGTNAHEILTGIGTRVPRVHYSVESNETSTRNPSRPVECAEMTPS; encoded by the coding sequence ATGACCAGGGCACTGATCGACCTCGACGCGATCGCGCACAACACCAGGCTGCTGGCCGGTGCCGCGACCGGGTCGGGTGTGATGGCCGTGGTCAAGGCCGACGGGTTCGGCCACGGCGCCGTTCCGGTGGCCCGGGCGGCCCTGGCGAGCGGCGCCTCCTGGCTCGGCGTCACCTCGCTGCGGGAGGCGATGGAGTTGCGGTCGGCGGGCATCACGGCGCCGATCCTGATGTGGCTGTATGCCCCGTTCGAGACTCTGGACGAGGCGGTGCTCGCCGACGTCGACGTGTCGGTGTCGTCGACCACCGGGCTGGAGACCCTGGCACGGGCGGCGGAGCGCACCGGCCGGGTCGCGGTCGTGCATCTGAAGGCGGACACCGGCCTGTCCCGCGGCGGCGCGACCGAGGCGGAGTGGCCGGATGTGCTGGCCACCGCGGCGAAACTGCGCGATGCCGGGCTGATCGAGATCCGTGCCGTCTGGTCGCATCTGGCCCATGCCGAGGATCCGGCCGACCCGGGCCTGCGGCGGCAACTGGAGGCGTTCGGCCAGGCCCGGGCCGCGGCCCGGGAGGCGGGCATCGAGGCGCCGCTGACGCATCTGGCCAACTCGGCCGCCGTTCTTCAACTGCCGGAGGCCCACTTCGATCTGGTACGGCCGGGAATCGCCCTCTACGGCGCCGAGCCGATCCCCGGTCGCGTGTTCGGGCTGCGTCCCGCCATGACGCTGGAGTCCACGGTCATCCTGACCAAGCGGGTCGGCCCGGGCACCGGGGTGTCCTACGGCCCCGAGTTCGTGACCGACCGGGAGACGACACTGGCCCTGGTGCCGGCCGGCTATGCCGACGGGGTGCCCCGCATCACCGGCAATCGGGCCTCGGTCGCGATCGGCGGGGTCCGCTGCCCGATCGTGGGCCGGGTGGCGATGGACCAGGTGGTGGTCGACGTCGGTGAGCACCCGGTGGTGCCCGGCGACCGGGTGGTGATCTTCGGCACCGGTGAGGGCGGCGAGCCGACGGTCGACGAGTGGGCCGACTGGGCGGGTACGAACGCGCACGAGATCCTGACCGGCATCGGGACGCGGGTGCCCCGGGTCCACTACTCGGTCGAGTCGAACGAGACCTCGACCCGCAATCCGTCGCGCCCGGTCGAGTGCGCCGAGATGACCCCGTCGTGA
- a CDS encoding response regulator transcription factor has protein sequence MRVLVADDERILADTVADGLRQFAMAVDVVYDGDSALEKMSVHRYDVAILDRDMPGITGDEVCTRVVDSGLGTRLLLLTAAAGIRDRVEGLGLGADDYMTKPFAFAELVARVQALARRSTARLKPVLEQDGVVLDTIRHFASRDGLTLNLTPKEFAVLRVLLRAGGQVVSAEELLEQAWDENADPFTNSVRVTIMTLRKKLGEPPVIHTVPRVGYRLGR, from the coding sequence GTGCGCGTACTGGTGGCTGACGACGAACGGATACTCGCGGACACGGTGGCGGACGGCTTACGCCAGTTCGCCATGGCCGTCGACGTGGTCTACGACGGTGACAGCGCGTTGGAGAAGATGAGCGTGCACCGATACGACGTCGCGATCCTGGATCGCGACATGCCGGGCATCACCGGCGACGAGGTGTGCACCCGCGTCGTGGACTCCGGGCTGGGCACCCGGCTGCTACTCCTCACCGCCGCGGCCGGGATCCGGGACCGGGTGGAGGGCCTCGGGCTCGGTGCCGACGACTACATGACCAAGCCGTTCGCCTTCGCCGAACTGGTGGCTCGGGTACAGGCGCTGGCCCGGCGCTCGACCGCCCGGCTGAAACCGGTGCTGGAGCAGGACGGCGTGGTCCTCGACACGATCCGGCACTTCGCCTCCCGGGACGGACTGACGCTCAACCTGACCCCCAAGGAGTTCGCCGTCCTGCGGGTGCTGCTACGTGCCGGCGGCCAGGTGGTCAGCGCCGAGGAACTGCTGGAACAGGCCTGGGACGAGAATGCCGACCCGTTCACCAACTCGGTCCGCGTGACGATCATGACGTTGCGCAAGAAGCTCGGCGAGCCGCCCGTCATCCACACCGTGCCGCGCGTGGGTTACCGGCTGGGGCGCTGA
- a CDS encoding LysM peptidoglycan-binding domain-containing protein — MAQIGRQLHRAVGMLAVGLAGSVALAGPAHADINWEAIAHCESGGNWSINTGNGYYGGLQFSRSTWRAYGGGKYADTANRASKSEQIRIAERVVRGQGIGAWPTCGRRHAYTAASRGSVRKVHRSTGRYVVRPGDTLARIAARHDVRGGWRALYRANSDVLSSPHRLRVGQRLKI; from the coding sequence ATGGCTCAGATCGGAAGACAACTCCATCGCGCGGTCGGGATGCTGGCCGTCGGACTCGCCGGAAGCGTGGCCCTCGCGGGGCCGGCGCACGCCGACATCAACTGGGAGGCGATCGCGCACTGCGAATCCGGGGGCAACTGGAGCATCAACACCGGAAACGGCTACTACGGGGGACTCCAGTTCAGCCGGAGCACGTGGCGCGCCTACGGCGGCGGAAAGTACGCAGACACCGCGAACCGGGCGTCCAAGTCCGAGCAGATCCGGATCGCCGAACGGGTGGTGCGCGGGCAGGGCATCGGTGCCTGGCCGACCTGCGGCCGGCGGCACGCCTACACGGCGGCGTCCCGCGGCAGCGTACGAAAGGTGCACCGGTCGACCGGACGCTACGTGGTCCGGCCGGGTGACACGCTGGCGCGGATCGCGGCGCGGCACGATGTGCGGGGCGGCTGGCGAGCGCTCTACCGGGCGAACTCGGATGTGCTGAGCAGCCCACACCGGCTGCGGGTGGGGCAGCGGTTGAAGATCTGA
- a CDS encoding ExeM/NucH family extracellular endonuclease, with translation MATALGLSLTGPVSAATDVPFISEIHYDNTGTDAGEAVEIDAPVGYDLSGWQLYLYNGNGGATYTPTTTLSGVVPAAGVQSYSISGLQNGAPDGIALVKPDGTVAEFLSYEGSFVASGGPAAGQTSVDIGVSESEATLVGQSLQKIDGVWKAAATNSFGAKNTASTPEEPDPEEPGAGCAATVTHSIAQVQGTGTATPLAGSVVTVEGVVTADHRTGGYNGIYIQTAGSGGDRPVAAGAASDGIFVYLTATAANHPTVAIGDVVRVTGTVSEYNALTQITIGAKTDVQVCSTGATLPAPVALTLPLSDDARESAEGMLVAPVGTYTVSDVYNTNRYGEVILAAGSVPARIPTDIARPGSDAATAQKAANKAGRILVDDAKTTNLASAGLPPTYITKDQPLRVGDTVEKFSAGVLSYGFSEWRLQPATPVDATTPAISRTTFKASNPRTSAPAEVGGDIRVASFNVLNYFVHFGGEARGATDEAAKEKQEAKIVSAISALDADVVALMEIENSVRFETVETQLALKTLVGELNAVDGAGTWDYVRSPAELPTPAEQDVITSAIIYKPAKATPKGASKSINDETVWGNAREPIAQTFHSGTIDFTVVANHFKSKSASVTPTGDNVDTGDGQGAYNGDRKRQAASLATFVEGLGTDKVILLGDFNAYGQEDPLQVLYDKGYSDAHATHAPDKSSYVFGGESGSLDHALVTGEFAKRITGVDIWNINSVESFAFEYDGYAPFYENGPFRSSDHDPVVVGLETGLTAPVNLQLLNINDFHGRLESPSTVNGQAVGGAAQLVGLIDQLRAANPNTAWISAGDNIGASTFISAIDKDNPTIDALNAGGLAVSAVGNHEFDQGLADLTGRVSDRANFPLLGANVYTEDGKRVLQAYDVQNLGGVRVGYIGVVTEQTGSLVNPDGIKGIKFRDPVAEANTLAAQLSDGDEANGEADVLVLLAHEGAPTEHIGSAEDLQADPVFGPFTKVSAEIDAIVSGHTHQPYAFQVPVPGVPGKTRPVVQAEDYGEKLGKIVLTYDPAVGEVTASTSELITVTGFPANTAVANIVAAAKTNATELGKAELGKISGDILRAYTSTGAENRGAESVLGNFIADAQLDQTKDAGRGGAQIAFMNPGGLRADLKYGTDGTITYSQAFAVQPFSNDVVTRTLKGSAIKAALEEQWQPDGSARPYLHLGVSKGFTYSFDASQPRGHRIIASSIKLNGVTIDPNGDYRVTTNSFLAGGGDNFPSLISKVGVVTTGDNDLTMLVNYFAQNTPITADTVFRATPGVLDGTAPTGTYALNTTAIWTGQTVTLTETALDDDVSDNSKITRVVDWGDGSATQTLAAGSTTATHTYAAAGSYQVTVKLTDEAGNSGTVSAPSAVVVSTQAGTFNLNAKSIWVSQSVTLTVAGVAGATDLAVNWGDGVTTTTSANNGTVSHAYTKAGRFTVTVTPRNAAGAGKPVTVGSVDVVKDVYKPTVRLDVPWFKALKSSWKSVGGTVADKGVGVASVKVKLVQERSGKWYYYSAGKWTRATSKSVASAKAAVLVVTPDAKGNWKTAISGVDRGTLQISYWAVDKAGNSSTAAYYAVRITR, from the coding sequence ATGGCGACCGCGCTTGGTCTCAGCCTCACCGGCCCGGTGTCCGCGGCCACCGATGTGCCGTTCATCAGCGAGATCCACTACGACAACACCGGCACCGACGCTGGCGAGGCCGTTGAGATCGATGCCCCGGTCGGCTACGACCTGAGTGGCTGGCAGCTGTACCTGTACAACGGCAACGGCGGCGCCACCTACACGCCCACCACCACGCTCAGCGGCGTCGTTCCGGCCGCGGGTGTGCAGTCGTACTCGATCAGCGGTCTGCAGAACGGCGCGCCGGACGGCATCGCGCTGGTGAAGCCGGACGGCACCGTCGCCGAGTTCCTCAGCTACGAGGGCTCGTTCGTCGCGTCGGGCGGCCCGGCCGCCGGGCAGACCAGTGTCGACATCGGAGTCTCCGAGTCGGAGGCCACCCTCGTCGGACAGTCGCTGCAGAAGATCGACGGTGTCTGGAAGGCCGCGGCCACCAACAGCTTCGGCGCGAAGAACACCGCGTCGACGCCGGAGGAGCCGGACCCCGAGGAGCCGGGCGCCGGCTGCGCCGCCACGGTCACCCACTCGATCGCTCAGGTCCAGGGCACCGGAACCGCCACCCCGCTGGCCGGCTCCGTGGTGACCGTCGAGGGTGTCGTGACCGCCGACCACCGCACCGGTGGTTACAACGGCATCTACATCCAGACCGCCGGCAGCGGCGGCGACCGGCCGGTCGCCGCGGGCGCCGCGTCGGACGGCATCTTCGTCTACCTGACCGCGACCGCCGCGAACCACCCGACGGTGGCGATCGGCGACGTGGTCCGGGTGACCGGCACGGTCAGCGAATACAACGCGCTCACCCAGATCACCATCGGCGCGAAGACCGACGTGCAGGTCTGCTCCACCGGAGCGACCCTGCCCGCCCCGGTCGCGCTGACCCTCCCGCTGTCCGACGACGCCCGCGAGTCCGCCGAGGGCATGCTGGTCGCGCCGGTCGGCACGTACACCGTCTCGGACGTCTACAACACCAACCGGTACGGCGAGGTCATCCTCGCGGCCGGCAGTGTCCCGGCGCGGATCCCGACCGACATCGCCCGCCCCGGCAGCGACGCGGCGACCGCGCAGAAGGCCGCCAACAAGGCCGGCCGCATCCTGGTCGACGACGCCAAGACGACGAACCTCGCGTCGGCCGGTCTGCCGCCGACGTACATCACCAAGGACCAGCCGCTGCGGGTCGGCGACACCGTCGAGAAGTTCAGCGCCGGCGTTCTGAGCTACGGCTTCAGCGAGTGGCGTCTCCAGCCGGCCACCCCGGTCGACGCGACCACGCCGGCGATCTCCCGTACCACCTTCAAGGCCTCCAACCCGCGCACCAGCGCGCCGGCCGAGGTCGGCGGGGACATCCGGGTCGCCAGCTTCAACGTGCTGAACTACTTCGTCCACTTCGGTGGCGAGGCGCGCGGCGCGACCGACGAGGCGGCGAAGGAGAAGCAGGAAGCGAAGATCGTCTCGGCGATCAGCGCCCTGGACGCCGACGTCGTCGCGCTGATGGAGATCGAGAACTCGGTCCGCTTCGAGACCGTCGAGACCCAGCTGGCGCTCAAGACGCTGGTCGGCGAGCTCAACGCGGTCGACGGCGCGGGCACCTGGGACTACGTCCGGTCGCCGGCCGAGCTGCCGACGCCGGCCGAGCAGGACGTGATCACCAGCGCGATCATCTACAAGCCGGCCAAGGCCACGCCGAAGGGCGCGTCGAAGTCGATCAACGACGAGACGGTCTGGGGCAACGCCCGCGAGCCGATCGCGCAGACCTTCCACTCCGGCACCATCGACTTCACCGTGGTGGCGAACCACTTCAAGTCGAAGAGCGCCTCGGTCACGCCGACCGGCGACAACGTCGACACCGGTGACGGGCAGGGCGCGTACAACGGCGACCGGAAGCGTCAGGCGGCCTCGCTGGCCACCTTCGTCGAGGGCCTGGGCACCGACAAGGTGATCCTGCTCGGCGACTTCAACGCGTACGGCCAGGAGGACCCCCTCCAGGTCCTGTATGACAAGGGCTACTCGGACGCGCACGCCACGCACGCGCCGGACAAGTCCTCGTACGTCTTCGGCGGCGAGTCCGGCTCGCTGGACCACGCGCTGGTCACCGGCGAGTTCGCGAAGCGGATCACCGGCGTCGACATCTGGAACATCAACTCGGTCGAGTCGTTCGCCTTCGAGTACGACGGCTACGCGCCGTTCTACGAGAACGGCCCGTTCCGTTCCAGCGACCACGACCCGGTGGTCGTCGGCCTGGAGACCGGCCTGACCGCGCCGGTCAACCTGCAGCTGCTGAACATCAACGACTTCCACGGCCGGCTCGAGTCGCCGTCCACCGTCAACGGCCAGGCCGTCGGTGGCGCCGCTCAGCTCGTCGGGCTGATCGACCAGTTGCGGGCCGCGAACCCGAACACCGCGTGGATCTCGGCCGGTGACAACATCGGCGCCTCCACGTTCATCTCCGCGATCGACAAGGACAACCCGACGATCGACGCGCTGAACGCGGGCGGTCTGGCCGTCTCCGCGGTCGGCAACCACGAGTTCGACCAGGGCCTCGCCGACCTGACCGGCCGGGTCAGCGACCGGGCGAACTTCCCGCTGCTCGGCGCGAACGTGTACACCGAGGACGGCAAGCGCGTCCTGCAGGCCTACGACGTCCAGAACCTGGGCGGCGTGCGGGTCGGCTACATCGGTGTCGTCACCGAGCAGACCGGCTCGCTGGTCAACCCGGACGGCATCAAGGGCATCAAGTTCCGCGACCCGGTCGCCGAGGCGAACACCCTGGCCGCGCAGCTCTCCGACGGCGACGAGGCCAACGGTGAGGCTGACGTCCTGGTGCTGCTCGCCCACGAGGGCGCCCCGACCGAGCACATCGGCTCGGCCGAGGACCTGCAGGCCGACCCGGTCTTCGGGCCGTTCACCAAGGTGAGCGCCGAGATCGACGCCATCGTCAGTGGTCACACCCACCAGCCGTACGCCTTCCAGGTGCCGGTTCCCGGTGTGCCCGGCAAGACCCGCCCGGTCGTCCAGGCGGAGGACTACGGCGAAAAGCTCGGCAAGATCGTCCTGACCTACGACCCCGCCGTGGGTGAGGTCACCGCCTCGACGTCCGAGCTGATCACGGTCACCGGCTTCCCGGCGAACACCGCTGTCGCGAACATCGTCGCCGCGGCCAAGACGAACGCCACCGAGCTGGGCAAGGCCGAGCTGGGCAAGATCTCCGGGGACATCCTCCGGGCGTACACCAGCACCGGCGCGGAGAACCGTGGCGCCGAGTCGGTCCTCGGCAACTTCATCGCCGACGCCCAACTGGACCAGACCAAGGACGCCGGACGTGGTGGCGCGCAGATCGCCTTCATGAACCCGGGTGGTCTGCGAGCCGACCTGAAGTACGGCACCGACGGCACGATCACCTACTCGCAGGCCTTCGCGGTGCAGCCGTTCTCCAACGACGTGGTGACCCGGACCCTCAAGGGCTCGGCGATCAAGGCGGCGCTGGAGGAGCAGTGGCAGCCGGACGGTTCGGCTCGTCCGTACCTGCACCTCGGTGTCTCGAAGGGCTTCACCTACTCCTTCGACGCGAGCCAGCCGCGAGGCCACCGGATCATCGCCTCGTCGATCAAGCTGAACGGGGTCACCATCGACCCGAACGGCGACTACCGGGTGACGACCAACTCGTTCCTCGCGGGTGGCGGCGACAACTTCCCGTCCCTGATCAGCAAGGTCGGCGTGGTCACCACCGGTGACAACGACCTGACCATGCTGGTGAACTACTTCGCCCAGAACACCCCGATCACCGCGGACACCGTGTTCCGCGCCACCCCGGGTGTCCTGGACGGCACCGCCCCGACCGGCACCTACGCCTTGAACACCACGGCGATCTGGACCGGCCAGACGGTGACGCTGACCGAGACCGCGCTCGACGACGACGTCAGCGACAACTCGAAGATCACCCGGGTGGTCGACTGGGGCGACGGCAGCGCGACCCAGACCCTGGCCGCCGGTTCCACCACCGCGACGCACACCTACGCCGCGGCGGGCAGCTACCAGGTCACCGTCAAGCTGACCGATGAGGCCGGCAACAGCGGCACGGTCTCCGCGCCGTCCGCGGTCGTCGTCTCCACGCAGGCCGGCACCTTCAACCTCAACGCGAAGTCGATCTGGGTGTCGCAGTCGGTCACCCTGACCGTCGCCGGTGTCGCCGGCGCCACCGACCTCGCGGTGAACTGGGGCGACGGTGTCACGACCACGACCTCCGCGAACAACGGCACGGTGTCGCACGCGTACACCAAGGCGGGCCGGTTCACCGTCACCGTCACCCCGCGGAACGCGGCCGGCGCGGGCAAGCCGGTCACGGTCGGCAGCGTCGACGTCGTCAAGGACGTCTACAAGCCCACCGTCCGGCTCGACGTGCCGTGGTTCAAGGCGCTGAAGTCGTCCTGGAAGAGCGTCGGCGGAACGGTCGCCGACAAGGGCGTCGGCGTCGCTTCGGTGAAGGTCAAGCTGGTCCAGGAGCGTTCCGGCAAGTGGTACTACTACTCCGCCGGGAAGTGGACCAGGGCCACGTCGAAGTCGGTCGCCTCGGCCAAGGCGGCGGTGCTGGTCGTCACGCCGGATGCCAAGGGCAACTGGAAGACGGCGATCAGCGGTGTCGACCGGGGCACGCTGCAGATCAGCTACTGGGCCGTTGACAAGGCGGGCAACAGCTCCACCGCCGCCTACTACGCGGTTCGTATCACCAGGTAA
- a CDS encoding D-alanine--D-alanine ligase family protein produces MQSSKVRVAVIFGGQSAEHEVSCRSAASVFRFLNRSRYEVTPIRITRDGRWQVGVDTGPDTADAIVSGAAYPEADGRSPISTLTDALEALKSVQAAFPVMHGPYGEDGTIQALLDLAGVPYVGSGVPASAASMDKEFTKKIVAAEGIAVADGVVLREGDAEDISPEDKARLGLPVFVKPSCSGSSVGVSRVDDWADLPRAVRHAREHDTKVLIEVAVVGREVDLSVLQNPDGSIEVGPALEINLKSQEGFFDFDAKYTSGMVEFRIPAELDPAHLELLSDAARRAFRALGCAGLLRADFFLAEIDGRTVPVLNEVNTLPGFTELSQFPQMWRAAGVEYPELLDRLFTTALAAGPRRS; encoded by the coding sequence ATGCAGAGTTCCAAGGTACGGGTCGCGGTGATCTTCGGAGGTCAGAGCGCGGAGCACGAGGTCTCCTGCCGCTCGGCCGCATCGGTGTTCCGCTTCCTGAACCGCTCACGGTACGAAGTGACGCCGATCCGGATCACCCGGGACGGCCGCTGGCAGGTCGGCGTGGACACCGGCCCGGACACCGCGGACGCCATCGTGTCCGGAGCGGCCTACCCGGAGGCGGACGGCCGGTCGCCGATCAGCACCCTCACCGACGCGCTGGAAGCCCTCAAGTCGGTTCAGGCCGCGTTCCCGGTCATGCACGGGCCGTACGGCGAGGACGGCACCATTCAGGCGCTGCTCGACCTGGCCGGCGTGCCGTACGTCGGCAGTGGCGTGCCGGCCAGCGCCGCCTCGATGGACAAGGAGTTCACCAAGAAGATCGTCGCCGCCGAGGGCATCGCGGTGGCCGACGGTGTGGTGCTCCGCGAGGGCGACGCCGAGGACATCAGCCCCGAGGACAAGGCCCGGCTGGGTCTGCCGGTCTTCGTGAAGCCGTCGTGCAGCGGCTCCAGCGTCGGCGTCTCCCGGGTCGACGACTGGGCGGATCTGCCGCGCGCCGTCCGGCACGCCCGCGAGCACGACACGAAGGTGCTGATCGAGGTGGCGGTGGTGGGCCGTGAGGTGGATCTCTCGGTGCTGCAGAACCCGGACGGCTCGATCGAGGTCGGCCCGGCGCTGGAGATCAACCTGAAGTCCCAGGAGGGCTTCTTCGACTTCGACGCGAAGTACACTTCCGGCATGGTCGAGTTCCGCATCCCGGCCGAGCTCGACCCGGCTCACCTGGAGCTTCTGTCCGACGCCGCCCGTCGCGCCTTCCGGGCGCTCGGCTGCGCCGGCCTGCTCCGTGCCGACTTCTTCCTGGCCGAGATCGACGGGCGGACCGTGCCGGTGCTCAACGAGGTCAACACGCTGCCCGGGTTCACCGAGCTGTCGCAGTTCCCGCAGATGTGGCGGGCGGCCGGCGTCGAGTACCCGGAGTTGCTCGACCGCCTGTTCACCACCGCGCTCGCAGCGGGACCGCGCCGATCGTGA